The following coding sequences are from one Virgibacillus necropolis window:
- a CDS encoding sigma-70 family RNA polymerase sigma factor, which yields MKVRDIIELVYKAQKGDDKAFLALFQAYEKDLYRMAYLYVKNKHDALDVVQETAYRSFKKISTLKNPEYLKSWLIKIAIGYATDLLRKNKKVTYLNPEHAEFIGSSDDDIPLSLSLQDLIESLNEKEKNLVFLKYYCGYTFDEISELEGLPSGSVKSVIYRALAKLRKQVRRVDMYEQ from the coding sequence ATGAAGGTGAGGGACATTATTGAATTAGTTTATAAAGCTCAAAAAGGTGATGATAAAGCCTTTTTGGCACTGTTTCAAGCGTATGAAAAGGATCTATATAGAATGGCATATCTGTATGTGAAAAATAAACATGACGCGCTTGATGTTGTTCAGGAAACTGCATATCGTTCATTTAAAAAAATAAGCACACTGAAAAACCCCGAGTATCTAAAATCATGGTTAATAAAAATAGCGATAGGCTATGCGACTGACTTGTTAAGAAAAAACAAGAAAGTAACGTACCTGAATCCCGAACACGCAGAGTTTATCGGTTCAAGTGACGATGATATACCCCTTTCATTATCATTGCAGGATTTGATTGAATCATTGAATGAGAAAGAAAAGAATCTAGTGTTCCTTAAATATTACTGCGGCTATACCTTCGATGAAATTTCAGAATTGGAAGGGTTACCGTCAGGTTCAGTGAAATCAGTCATATATCGAGCATTAGCAAAGCTTCGGAAACAGGTTAGGAGGGTTGATATGTATGAACAATAA
- a CDS encoding VOC family protein: MGRVIGFELSSQEPEKAAKFYAKVFGWEVSEPNWDFWGVKTGKEEKLGINGGIGKGPQDYPNGTRIQLEIDSIDETISEAINNGALVVRDKMEFDDFYLAYLVDPTGIGFGLVQKKNNRW, from the coding sequence ATGGGAAGAGTTATTGGATTTGAATTAAGTAGTCAGGAGCCGGAAAAAGCGGCTAAATTTTATGCTAAGGTTTTTGGTTGGGAAGTTTCCGAACCGAATTGGGACTTCTGGGGTGTCAAAACAGGGAAAGAAGAAAAGCTCGGAATAAATGGAGGAATTGGAAAAGGCCCCCAGGATTACCCAAATGGCACGCGTATACAACTTGAAATTGATTCAATCGATGAAACGATTTCTGAAGCAATAAATAATGGTGCCTTGGTTGTTCGAGATAAAATGGAATTTGATGATTTTTATCTTGCATACTTAGTAGACCCTACTGGAATTGGCTTTGGTCTTGTGCAAAAAAAGAATAATAGATGGTGA
- the rnr gene encoding ribonuclease R, with protein MKDEFKETLQHYFKENNTKPLAIDELKEALDVNDSEDFKILIKSLNELEDSGELVRTRKNRFGLPEKMNLIKGRIQMHAKGFAFLIPENEEQTDVYIHHSDLASAMNNDIVLVRPEKKDDAGNRPEGTVIRILERAVHQVIGTFEDNRSFGFVIADDKRIPNDIFVPKSMTKGAVSGHKVIATITKYPEGRKSAEGEIVQILGHKSDPGIDIISIIYKHGITIEFPDEVLDQAKNTPETINEDEIKNRKDIRDEVTVTIDGADAKDLDDAVSVKKLDNGNYKLGVYIADVSYYMGEDTPMDKEAFERGTSVYLVDRVIPMIPHRLSNGICSLNPQVDRLTLGCEMEINEFGEVVNHSIFQSVIQTNERMTYSDVNKILVDKDEQVRTRYDSLVPMFESMEKLASILRHKRAKRGAIDFDFKEAKVLVDDAGKAVDVVIRERGVAERLIEEFMLAANETVAEHFHWMDVPFIHRIHEDPKESKLQQFFEFIGGLGYKVKGTANEIHPQALQKIIEEVKDKPEELIISKLMLRSMQQAKYDPNSIGHFGLATEFYTHFTSPIRRYPDLIVHRLIRTYLIDKKMDNKTIEKWKEKMPEIARHTSGKERTAVDAERETDDLKKAEFMEDKIGEVFTGVISSVTNFGLFVELENTVEGLVHVSQLTDDYYHYDQRNYAMIGERTGNIYRIGDTVEVRVIAVNIDERVVDFEMVSGSSKKRETPKKTVNTDGVNNANKKKKKSKSKK; from the coding sequence ATGAAAGATGAATTTAAAGAGACATTACAACATTATTTTAAAGAAAATAATACGAAGCCTTTGGCAATTGATGAACTTAAAGAAGCCCTGGATGTTAATGATTCAGAGGACTTTAAAATTCTAATTAAATCACTAAATGAACTGGAAGATAGTGGCGAGCTTGTTCGCACGAGAAAAAATAGATTTGGCTTACCTGAAAAAATGAACCTAATTAAGGGTAGGATTCAAATGCATGCGAAAGGATTTGCCTTTTTAATCCCAGAAAATGAAGAACAAACGGATGTTTATATACATCACTCTGATCTAGCTTCTGCGATGAACAATGATATCGTTTTGGTTCGGCCAGAGAAGAAGGATGATGCAGGTAATCGCCCAGAAGGTACGGTAATCCGCATTCTAGAACGTGCTGTACATCAGGTAATAGGGACGTTTGAGGACAATCGTTCTTTTGGCTTTGTAATTGCTGATGATAAGCGGATTCCAAACGATATATTTGTTCCTAAGAGCATGACAAAAGGAGCAGTTAGTGGACATAAAGTAATCGCTACTATAACGAAATACCCTGAAGGAAGAAAAAGTGCTGAAGGGGAGATTGTTCAAATTCTAGGTCATAAAAGTGATCCTGGAATTGATATTATTTCGATTATCTACAAGCATGGTATCACCATTGAATTCCCTGATGAGGTATTGGATCAAGCGAAAAATACACCGGAAACAATAAATGAAGATGAAATTAAAAATCGTAAAGATATACGTGATGAAGTTACCGTAACGATTGACGGTGCGGACGCTAAGGATCTCGATGATGCAGTGTCTGTCAAAAAGCTCGACAACGGTAACTATAAACTCGGTGTATATATTGCTGATGTCAGCTATTATATGGGTGAAGACACACCAATGGATAAAGAAGCCTTTGAACGTGGGACAAGTGTTTACTTAGTTGATCGTGTCATCCCGATGATTCCTCACCGCTTGTCCAATGGAATTTGTTCATTAAATCCACAGGTTGATCGCTTAACTCTAGGTTGTGAAATGGAAATAAACGAGTTTGGTGAAGTTGTCAATCATTCCATTTTCCAGAGTGTCATTCAAACGAATGAACGCATGACATATAGTGATGTAAATAAGATCTTAGTCGACAAGGATGAACAAGTGCGCACGCGCTATGATTCGCTTGTTCCGATGTTCGAGTCTATGGAAAAATTAGCGTCCATTCTTCGTCATAAACGGGCAAAACGTGGTGCGATTGATTTTGATTTTAAAGAAGCTAAAGTTCTAGTAGATGATGCAGGTAAAGCAGTTGATGTTGTTATCCGTGAACGCGGGGTTGCTGAACGTTTAATTGAAGAATTTATGCTTGCTGCGAATGAAACGGTTGCTGAGCATTTTCATTGGATGGATGTTCCATTTATCCATCGAATTCACGAAGACCCGAAAGAATCAAAGCTACAGCAGTTTTTTGAATTTATTGGCGGGCTTGGTTATAAAGTCAAGGGAACAGCAAATGAAATTCACCCACAAGCATTGCAGAAGATTATTGAAGAAGTGAAAGATAAACCAGAAGAACTAATTATTTCTAAATTAATGCTGCGTTCCATGCAACAGGCAAAATATGATCCTAATAGTATTGGGCATTTTGGTTTAGCAACAGAATTCTATACGCATTTCACTTCACCAATTAGAAGGTACCCAGATTTAATCGTCCATCGATTAATTCGTACCTATTTGATTGATAAAAAGATGGACAATAAGACTATTGAAAAGTGGAAAGAAAAAATGCCTGAGATAGCTCGTCACACATCAGGAAAAGAACGTACGGCAGTTGATGCTGAACGGGAAACAGATGATTTGAAAAAAGCAGAGTTCATGGAAGATAAAATCGGTGAAGTTTTTACTGGTGTTATTAGTTCCGTTACTAACTTTGGACTTTTTGTTGAACTCGAAAATACGGTAGAAGGTCTTGTCCATGTTAGTCAGCTAACCGATGATTATTACCACTATGACCAACGTAATTATGCAATGATTGGCGAACGGACGGGTAATATATACAGAATCGGTGATACGGTTGAAGTCCGCGTTATCGCAGTAAATATTGATGAACGAGTTGTCGATTTTGAAATGGTAAGTGGTTCCAGTAAAAAGCGTGAAACCCCTAAGAAAACAGTAAATACAGACGGGGTAAATAATGCGAATAAGAAAAAGAAAAAGAGTAAATCCAAAAAGTAA
- a CDS encoding VOC family protein translates to MSQPLLKGMEGVFIAVKDPEISADWYEEILGFKLTYSEKEAAVMKIAEASQTVVCLVRTVNHQPMKFPENNFGVGQYYNFIPKDLDETYRLLTERGVKVNPIGGEGTTRYFSFYDPDGNPLGVCQ, encoded by the coding sequence ATGTCACAACCATTATTAAAGGGCATGGAAGGTGTATTTATCGCAGTAAAAGACCCAGAAATATCAGCTGACTGGTATGAAGAAATATTAGGATTTAAACTTACCTATAGTGAAAAAGAAGCTGCAGTTATGAAGATTGCAGAAGCGTCGCAAACTGTGGTGTGTCTTGTAAGAACCGTTAACCATCAACCTATGAAGTTTCCTGAGAATAACTTCGGAGTTGGTCAATATTATAACTTTATCCCAAAAGACCTGGATGAGACTTATCGACTTTTAACAGAACGGGGTGTAAAAGTAAATCCAATTGGTGGAGAAGGAACGACACGATACTTTTCATTCTATGACCCTGACGGAAATCCTTTGGGTGTTTGCCAATAA
- a CDS encoding DUF4030 domain-containing protein, whose amino-acid sequence MNNKIKQELEKIEIPDELHNRAKLGVEKAKMEKEGHNSTGKKKKKWSIGKKFTYFGSAAVLLFGLLFGSAFIFPSMASVLAKVPFLSTIFESEPAVSTVSEELRDKGYKISGVSFRVKNKTMTISVDGSDEYYEDVKDEIKDIAKDILQSKHYDAYNLKVDKYKPFVPDVSEETKKRMEESDILLTAIRQSLEKHDYKVLSYGIRNNKFEEFITLDIPDTESRVEEIKELIHQVVQEKDLGEFPIKVNEINMERRAQESRWMPVINTIFEGLLAKEEYKVIGEGYSFYPLPLRIEIRTSIHSTDSDAQELGNKIEDTIDNFIETEAASKAVQGDPYRVEVLSKDKKKIN is encoded by the coding sequence ATGAACAATAAAATCAAACAAGAGCTTGAGAAGATTGAAATCCCAGATGAATTACATAATAGAGCCAAATTGGGAGTTGAGAAAGCTAAAATGGAGAAAGAGGGACATAATTCCACAGGAAAAAAGAAGAAAAAGTGGAGTATTGGAAAGAAGTTCACTTATTTCGGAAGTGCTGCTGTTTTGTTGTTTGGGTTATTGTTTGGCTCAGCATTTATTTTCCCATCAATGGCGAGCGTGCTGGCAAAGGTGCCTTTTCTAAGCACAATTTTTGAATCGGAGCCCGCAGTGTCGACTGTTTCTGAGGAACTAAGAGATAAGGGTTACAAGATTAGCGGAGTAAGTTTCCGTGTTAAAAATAAAACAATGACGATATCTGTTGATGGATCAGATGAGTACTATGAAGATGTTAAAGATGAAATAAAAGATATTGCAAAGGATATTCTACAATCAAAACATTATGATGCTTACAACTTGAAGGTTGATAAGTATAAGCCATTCGTTCCCGATGTAAGTGAAGAAACAAAGAAAAGGATGGAAGAAAGCGATATATTACTTACTGCAATTCGACAGTCACTCGAAAAACATGATTACAAAGTTTTAAGTTATGGTATAAGGAACAATAAGTTTGAGGAGTTCATTACTTTGGATATCCCAGATACTGAATCGCGAGTTGAGGAAATAAAAGAATTGATCCATCAAGTCGTCCAGGAGAAGGACTTAGGGGAATTTCCAATCAAAGTAAATGAAATCAATATGGAAAGAAGAGCCCAAGAAAGCAGATGGATGCCAGTAATTAATACGATTTTTGAGGGATTATTGGCTAAAGAAGAATATAAGGTTATTGGAGAGGGGTATTCTTTCTATCCTTTACCATTGAGAATTGAAATAAGAACATCTATTCATTCTACAGATTCAGATGCCCAAGAGCTTGGTAACAAGATTGAAGATACAATCGATAACTTTATTGAAACGGAAGCTGCTTCAAAAGCAGTGCAGGGTGATCCGTACAGGGTTGAAGTGCTAAGCAAAGATAAAAAGAAAATAAATTAA
- a CDS encoding CPBP family glutamic-type intramembrane protease — protein MAIFHFITFLFIVSIVIVFIIGAVFGFIYKKTNSLWAVIIIHSVYNLLLSIFN, from the coding sequence TTGGCTATATTTCATTTTATTACTTTCCTTTTTATCGTTTCAATAGTAATAGTTTTTATTATTGGTGCTGTATTTGGATTTATATATAAGAAAACAAATTCTTTATGGGCTGTAATTATTATCCATTCGGTGTACAACTTGCTACTATCAATCTTCAATTAA
- a CDS encoding alpha/beta hydrolase, which yields MKIKEPKPFTFEAGERAVLLLHGYTGHTADVRMLGRFLEKKGYTCHAPIYRGHGKPPEELIDATPEQWWDDVKDAYNHLKELGYTEIAVAGLSLGGVLGLKLAYSEKIKGVIPMCAPMFFDNETQLTRGLKTFAKEYKQLEGKNNDTIEEEVTSLMDESASMFDQLGKLITTVKKNVDTIYTPTFVVQAKKDEMINTKSASYIYENVESDTKDIKWYEESGHVITLDKEKELLHEDIYDFLEELDWEK from the coding sequence ATGAAAATTAAAGAACCAAAACCTTTTACATTTGAAGCGGGAGAACGTGCTGTTTTATTATTGCACGGCTATACTGGGCATACTGCTGATGTTCGTATGTTGGGTAGGTTTTTAGAGAAAAAAGGATATACGTGCCATGCGCCAATCTACAGAGGCCATGGTAAACCGCCAGAAGAGCTTATTGACGCAACTCCTGAACAGTGGTGGGATGATGTTAAGGATGCCTATAATCATCTAAAAGAACTGGGTTATACAGAAATTGCTGTTGCTGGGTTGTCACTTGGTGGTGTTTTAGGATTAAAATTAGCGTATTCGGAGAAAATTAAAGGTGTTATTCCAATGTGTGCACCGATGTTTTTTGACAATGAAACACAGTTAACAAGGGGTCTTAAGACCTTTGCAAAGGAATACAAGCAGCTAGAAGGGAAAAATAATGATACAATAGAGGAAGAAGTTACCAGCTTAATGGATGAGTCGGCTTCTATGTTTGACCAATTAGGCAAGTTAATCACGACCGTTAAAAAAAATGTCGATACCATTTATACACCGACATTTGTTGTACAAGCTAAAAAAGACGAAATGATTAATACAAAAAGTGCATCATACATTTATGAAAATGTCGAATCTGATACAAAAGATATCAAATGGTATGAGGAATCTGGACATGTTATCACGCTTGATAAGGAAAAAGAACTGCTACATGAGGATATTTATGACTTTCTAGAAGAACTTGATTGGGAAAAATAG
- a CDS encoding NUDIX hydrolase has protein sequence MRKGIIRPLVICIFQKDDSILVAEGYDPVKKDYFYRPIGGGIEFGEKSSDALIREVDEEIDATICDLHYIGTIENLFTFSGDIGHEIVQVYDARFVDGSIYEKGSFIGKEDNGTTFKALWIALPEFRNGKSRLVPEELLDLIQQNNQMV, from the coding sequence GTGAGAAAAGGAATAATACGGCCATTAGTTATTTGTATCTTTCAAAAAGATGATTCCATTCTAGTTGCTGAAGGCTATGACCCAGTAAAGAAGGATTATTTTTATCGTCCAATCGGTGGTGGTATTGAATTTGGAGAAAAAAGTTCAGATGCGTTAATTAGAGAGGTAGATGAAGAAATTGATGCTACTATTTGCGATCTCCACTACATAGGAACTATTGAAAACCTTTTTACCTTTAGCGGCGATATTGGACATGAAATAGTTCAGGTATATGATGCAAGGTTTGTTGATGGCTCAATCTATGAAAAAGGTTCGTTTATAGGAAAAGAAGATAATGGAACAACGTTTAAGGCTCTTTGGATCGCTTTGCCTGAATTCCGAAATGGGAAGTCACGGCTCGTCCCAGAAGAACTTTTAGACTTAATTCAACAGAACAATCAAATGGTATAA
- the smpB gene encoding SsrA-binding protein SmpB, which yields MPKGLGKTLAQNKKASHDYFIEETYEAGIVLQGTEIKSIRAGRVNIKDSHARVDKGEVKLINLHISTYEQGNRFNHDPTRTRKLLMHRKEIDKLIGVTQQQGYALVPLKIYIKNGYAKVLIGVGRGKKKYDKREDLKQKQMKRDIDRAIKDRE from the coding sequence ATGCCAAAAGGACTTGGAAAAACACTAGCCCAAAATAAAAAAGCATCGCATGATTATTTTATAGAGGAAACGTATGAAGCAGGTATCGTATTACAAGGAACAGAAATAAAATCCATTCGTGCTGGCCGCGTCAATATTAAAGATTCCCACGCAAGAGTTGATAAAGGTGAAGTAAAGCTCATTAACTTGCATATTTCAACCTATGAACAGGGAAATAGATTTAATCATGATCCAACTCGGACGCGTAAATTATTGATGCACCGAAAAGAAATTGATAAATTAATTGGGGTAACACAGCAACAGGGTTATGCATTAGTACCATTAAAGATTTATATCAAAAATGGCTATGCAAAGGTTCTGATTGGTGTAGGTCGAGGAAAGAAAAAATATGATAAGCGGGAAGACTTGAAGCAGAAGCAAATGAAGCGTGATATCGATCGTGCTATTAAGGATCGTGAGTAA
- a CDS encoding alpha/beta hydrolase, which produces MMEKEFWISMYDDVEVYVKKWYKQNQKPKAIVQLAHGMVEHINRYDTFAKYLLENDIFLYGNDHRGHGKTGEKQGKLGYFAAEKGFEKVTNDLYEVTMEIKKEYPDTPLFILGHSMGSFLARSYIQRYSQEIDGVVLSGTGYTPKARFQVGKQLASALPPKEETKLMNTLTFGSYNKRVDDKNTSYDWLTRDKAMIQSYTDDPYCGFVPTARFYYDLLDGISMIQDARRNEAIRKDLPMLLASGDADPVGDYGKGVWKTAELYEKAGLENIATMFSHGGRHELLNELNKEEVFTLIFHWLRDQMS; this is translated from the coding sequence ATGATGGAAAAAGAATTTTGGATATCCATGTACGATGATGTCGAAGTATATGTAAAAAAATGGTATAAACAAAATCAGAAGCCAAAAGCTATCGTTCAGCTAGCACATGGTATGGTAGAGCACATTAATCGATACGATACGTTCGCTAAATATTTGTTAGAAAACGATATTTTCCTCTATGGGAATGACCACCGTGGGCACGGAAAAACGGGTGAAAAACAAGGTAAACTTGGATATTTCGCAGCAGAAAAAGGGTTTGAAAAAGTAACAAATGACCTTTATGAAGTTACAATGGAAATAAAAAAGGAATATCCTGACACGCCATTATTCATTTTAGGGCACAGCATGGGATCATTCTTGGCGCGTTCGTATATTCAACGTTATAGTCAGGAAATTGACGGCGTTGTTCTTTCTGGAACTGGCTATACCCCTAAGGCCCGCTTTCAAGTCGGTAAACAGCTAGCATCTGCTTTACCGCCAAAAGAAGAAACAAAACTGATGAACACGTTGACATTTGGCTCTTACAACAAACGTGTGGATGATAAGAATACCTCCTATGACTGGCTAACACGAGATAAGGCAATGATCCAATCATACACGGATGATCCGTATTGTGGATTTGTTCCGACTGCAAGATTCTACTACGACCTATTGGACGGAATTAGCATGATTCAAGACGCGCGACGCAATGAGGCGATTCGTAAAGATTTGCCAATGCTTTTAGCTAGCGGTGATGCAGATCCTGTGGGTGATTACGGGAAAGGTGTTTGGAAAACAGCGGAATTATACGAAAAAGCTGGGCTTGAAAATATTGCCACCATGTTTTCCCATGGTGGTCGGCATGAATTATTGAATGAATTAAACAAAGAAGAAGTGTTTACGCTTATATTCCATTGGTTGCGCGATCAAATGAGTTAA
- the zupT gene encoding zinc transporter ZupT, whose product MSEEVILAFLFTLFAGLATGIGSILAFFTKTTNTKFLSFSLGFSAGVMIYVSMIEIFVKAQDSLIGELGKVGGSWLTVGSFFGGIFLIALIDRFVPKQSNPHELKKVEEMKDTGKFVNNPDLLKMGTFTALAIGIHNFPEGIATFTATLQNPEIGFAIAVAIAIHNIPEGIAVSVPIYYATNDKKKAFKLSFLSGLSEPVGAVLAFLILMPFLNDVMFGVIFASVAGIMVFISLDELLPAAKKYDEAHTSIYGLVGGMALMAVSLLLFI is encoded by the coding sequence ATGTCTGAAGAAGTTATTCTTGCGTTTTTATTTACCTTGTTTGCTGGGTTAGCTACTGGAATTGGAAGTATATTAGCGTTTTTTACAAAAACAACGAACACCAAGTTTTTATCATTTTCATTAGGGTTTTCAGCGGGTGTTATGATTTATGTATCCATGATTGAAATTTTTGTGAAAGCACAAGATTCCTTAATTGGTGAGCTTGGTAAAGTCGGTGGGAGTTGGCTGACAGTTGGTTCATTTTTTGGTGGCATTTTTTTAATAGCGCTTATCGATCGTTTTGTTCCAAAGCAATCTAATCCACACGAGCTTAAAAAAGTGGAAGAAATGAAAGACACGGGTAAATTTGTCAATAATCCAGATTTATTAAAAATGGGAACGTTCACAGCGCTTGCAATTGGAATTCACAACTTTCCAGAAGGTATTGCAACATTTACGGCAACGTTACAAAATCCAGAAATCGGTTTTGCAATCGCAGTTGCCATTGCTATCCATAACATACCTGAAGGAATCGCAGTTTCGGTACCGATCTATTACGCAACAAATGATAAGAAAAAGGCATTCAAGCTATCGTTTTTATCGGGACTGTCTGAACCTGTGGGTGCAGTGCTTGCGTTTTTGATTCTCATGCCATTTTTAAATGATGTAATGTTTGGTGTAATATTTGCAAGTGTAGCGGGAATCATGGTATTTATATCACTTGATGAATTACTGCCGGCTGCAAAAAAATATGATGAAGCACATACATCGATTTATGGATTGGTTGGAGGTATGGCATTAATGGCGGTCAGTTTGTTATTGTTCATTTAA
- a CDS encoding peptide chain release factor 3, translating to MSIQDEVKKRKTFAIISHPDAGKTTLTERLLLFGNLIQSAGTVKGKKSGKFATSDWMEIEKQRGISVTSSVMNFPYDGYQVNILDTPGHEDFSEDTYRTLTAVDSVVMIIDATKGIESQTIKLFKVCRMRGIPIFTFINKLDREGREPLELLEEIEQVLDIETYPMNWPAGMGKRFLGTFDRHEKQFVQYNGNEEETYIPYNNLDNPEYQELIAQEAFQLANDELSLLDEAGDKFSLNTVLSGKQTPVFFGSALAPFGLQTFFDTFISMAPAPAPRKSTEGAIQPDNPDFSGFIFKIQANMNPAHRDRVAFLRVCSGKFERGMSVKLARNNKLIKLSQSQQFVASSRDTIEEAYAGDIIGIYDPNAYQIGDTLIEGKDLFEYEELPKFPPEIFKKVTAKNVMKSKQYRKGIEQLVQEGAIQLYYQHRTDSFILGAVGELQYEVFKYRMKNEYNVEVLLESIGEKVPRWLQADQVDESLFDEQNLLVRDREGNYIVLFRNEFALRWFKDKNPNVELIDLLEVNKYDQEY from the coding sequence ATGAGTATACAAGATGAAGTTAAGAAACGAAAAACGTTTGCGATTATATCGCATCCTGATGCTGGAAAAACAACATTAACAGAGAGGTTGTTATTGTTCGGAAACTTAATTCAATCCGCCGGAACTGTTAAGGGTAAAAAGTCTGGTAAATTTGCTACATCGGATTGGATGGAAATAGAAAAACAACGTGGCATCTCGGTTACTTCAAGTGTAATGAATTTTCCGTACGATGGATATCAAGTAAATATTTTAGATACTCCTGGTCACGAGGATTTTAGTGAGGATACGTATCGTACATTGACCGCCGTTGATAGTGTAGTTATGATCATCGATGCAACGAAAGGAATAGAGTCACAAACGATCAAGTTATTTAAAGTGTGTCGCATGCGTGGCATCCCTATTTTCACTTTTATTAATAAATTGGACCGTGAAGGAAGGGAACCTCTTGAATTATTGGAAGAAATCGAGCAGGTTTTAGATATTGAAACCTATCCAATGAACTGGCCAGCTGGTATGGGGAAACGATTTCTTGGTACTTTTGACCGACATGAAAAACAATTTGTTCAATATAATGGCAATGAAGAAGAAACGTATATTCCATATAACAATTTAGATAATCCTGAATATCAGGAGTTGATAGCCCAGGAAGCATTTCAACTAGCGAATGACGAACTTTCTTTATTGGACGAAGCTGGGGATAAGTTTTCTTTAAACACCGTATTGTCAGGAAAACAAACTCCTGTATTTTTTGGTAGTGCCCTAGCACCATTTGGATTACAAACATTTTTTGATACATTTATTTCTATGGCACCGGCTCCAGCACCAAGAAAATCAACTGAAGGAGCCATTCAACCTGATAACCCAGACTTTTCTGGATTCATTTTTAAAATTCAAGCTAATATGAACCCCGCTCATCGTGATAGGGTTGCATTTTTACGTGTATGCTCTGGTAAATTCGAGCGAGGAATGAGTGTCAAACTGGCAAGGAACAATAAGCTGATTAAGCTTTCCCAATCACAGCAATTTGTTGCATCTTCAAGAGATACAATTGAGGAAGCGTATGCAGGTGATATCATTGGTATTTATGATCCAAACGCCTATCAAATTGGGGATACATTAATTGAAGGTAAGGATCTTTTTGAATATGAAGAGTTACCAAAGTTCCCACCAGAAATATTTAAAAAAGTAACCGCAAAAAACGTTATGAAATCCAAACAATATAGAAAAGGCATTGAACAGCTTGTGCAAGAGGGTGCAATCCAATTATATTATCAACATCGTACTGACTCCTTCATATTGGGAGCAGTAGGCGAGTTACAATATGAAGTTTTCAAATATCGAATGAAAAATGAATACAATGTTGAAGTCTTGTTAGAATCAATAGGAGAAAAAGTACCCCGTTGGTTACAAGCAGACCAAGTAGATGAATCACTCTTTGATGAGCAGAACTTACTTGTCCGAGATCGAGAAGGAAATTACATTGTTTTGTTTAGAAATGAATTTGCACTTCGGTGGTTTAAAGATAAGAATCCTAATGTTGAATTGATTGATCTGCTTGAAGTGAATAAGTATGATCAGGAGTATTAA
- the secG gene encoding preprotein translocase subunit SecG gives MADLVNIILVIDAVVLIVLVVLQSGKSEGLSGAISGGAEQLFGKQKARGVDLILHRGTVITGTLFFVLAFLSAYVLQ, from the coding sequence ATGGCTGATTTAGTAAATATTATATTAGTAATAGATGCAGTAGTTTTGATCGTTTTAGTTGTTTTACAATCAGGTAAAAGTGAAGGACTTTCTGGTGCAATTTCTGGTGGTGCTGAACAATTATTTGGTAAACAAAAAGCTCGCGGTGTTGATTTAATCCTACACCGAGGTACCGTTATAACTGGTACTTTGTTTTTCGTGTTAGCTTTCTTAAGTGCATATGTATTACAATAG